A stretch of Brassica napus cultivar Da-Ae chromosome C6, Da-Ae, whole genome shotgun sequence DNA encodes these proteins:
- the LOC106454914 gene encoding mechanosensitive ion channel protein 4-like, with the protein MAVDPTNDRRDFIVKIDDEEKDQLINKGEGGKFSRESSYNFLNGDEKEKSGYTTGGEDLDDGEGFDFTPRRNEPVDPPSKLIYQFLNKQKASGDEISLDMEPNMPELRTHTISPSQVTATMGNRNETIDAVRRRHVKDSDDSSESEEEDRVDETEVVKCSSNRTTKTLMKTKTRSRLMDPITPGHPDMHSGRTPKSGNLKPGFGGKTAKPGNPNPDLEEEEDPFSEEDFPEGYQKDKLSLWVIMEWIFLILIIAGLICSLVIPFLRGKELWNLALWKWEVMVLVLICGRLVSSWIVRLLVYFVESNFLLRKKVLYFVYGIRKAVQNCLWLGLVLIAWHFLFDKKVQRETGSHVLKYVNKVLVCLLVAVIIWLIKTLLVKVLASSFHMSTYFDRIHESLFTQYVIETLSGPPRVVHVEEEMAGAKLSPPDPGPKVTIGSARLKKSPTIIGKSQVLSRSGSKKEREDEGIRIDHLQRMNTKNVSAWKMKRLMNVIRKGALSTLDEQIQDTSTHKDDKATQIQSENEAKQAARKIFQNVAMPGSRYIYMEDFMRFLTEDESERAMNLFEEASESHRISKSCLKNWVVNAFRERRALALTLNDTKTAVNRLHRIINILISIVIIIIWLLILGIATTKFLLVISSQLLLVVFVFGNSCKNLFEAVIFVFVNHPFDVGDRCEIDGVQMVVEEMNILTTVFLRFDNQKIVYPNSLLGNKPIANYYRSPDMQEIVDFFVHIATPTEKITALKQRILSYVDNKKDLWYPSPRIAFREMCGLSSMKITIWATHKMNHHNMGERFVRRGQLLEEIGKSCRETDIEYRLYPLNINVKSLPPAAAPIISDRMPMSWNNQQRNA; encoded by the exons ATGGCCGTTGATCCGACGAATGATCGGCGTGACTTCATTGTCAAGATCGACGATGAAGAGAAAGATCAGTTAATCAACAAAGGCGAAGGAGGAAAGTTCTCGAGAGAATCAAGCTACAACTTCTTGAACGGTGACGAGAAAGAGAAGAGCGGTTATACGACCGGTGGCGAAGACTTAGACGACGGAGAAGGTTTTGACTTCACGCCGCGGAGAAACGAGCCAGTAGATCCACCGTCAAAGCTCATATACCAGTTTCTCAACAAACAAAAAGCTTCAGGAGATGAAATCTCACTCGACATGGAACCGAACATGCCTGAGCTTCGAACCCACACGATTTCCCCGTCGCAAGTCACGGCGACGATGGGTAACCGTAACGAAACTATTGACGCGGTTAGACGGAGACATGTTAAAGATAGTGACGACAGTAGCGAAAGTGAGGAAGAGGACAGAGTTGATGAGACAGAGGTTGTGAAGTGTAGTTCGAATAGAACGACCAAGACTTTGATGAAGACAAAAACAAGATCAAGATTGATGGATCCTATAACCCCGGGTCACCCGGATATGCATTCGGGTCGGACTCCAAAGTCCGGGAATTTGAAACCcgggtttggcgggaaaaccgCTAAACCTGGAAATCCAAACCCGGATttggaagaagaggaggatCCGTTCTCCGAAGAGGATTTTCCTGAAGGTTACCAGAAGGATAAGCTTTCTCTTTGGGTTATCATGGAATGGATCTTTCTGATTCTGATCATAGCCGGTTTGATTTGTAGCCTAGTGATACCTTTCTTGCGCGGCAAGGAACTATGGAACCTAGCTTTGTGGAAATGGGAAGTGATGGTTCTTGTCTTGATCTGTGGGAGACTGGTGTCGAGTTGGATAGTGAGGCTACTCGTGTACTTCGTCGAGAGCAACTTCCTTCTGAGAAAGAAGGTTTTGTATTTCGTTTACGGGATTCGAAAGGCGGTACAGAACTGTCTCTGGCTAGGGCTTGTGTTGATCGCGTGGCATTTCTTGTTCGACAAGAAAGTACAAAGAGAGACTGGTAGCCACGTGCTTAAGTATGTGAATAAAGTTTTGGTCTGCTTACTCGTTGCTGTTATCATCTGGCTCATAAAGACCTTACTGGTGAAAGTTCTCGCCTCTTCGTTTCATATGAGTACTTACTTCGATCGGATTCATGAGTCTTTGTTTACACAATACGTTATTGAGACACTCTCTGGACCTCCTCGTGTGGTTCATGTAGAAGAGGAGATGGCTGGAGCTAAGCTCTCTCCTCCAGATCCGGGTCCAAAAGTGACCATTGGAAGTGCAAGGCTGAAGAAGAGTCCAACCATAATTGGTAAGAGTCAAGTACTGTCGAGGAGTGGTtccaagaaagaaagagaggacGAAGGGATAAGGATCGATCATTTGCAGAGGATGAACACTAAGAACGTATCTGCTTGGAAAATGAAGAGACTGATGAATGTAATAAGGAAGGGAGCACTTTCTACTTTGGATGAACAGATACAAGACACATCAACTCATAAAGATGACAAAGCTACACAGATTCAAAGTGAAAACGAAGCAAAACAGGCAGCAAGGAAGATTTTCCAGAATGTTGCTATGCCTGGTTCCAG GTACATATATATGGAAGATTTCATGCGTTTTCTGACTGAAGATGAGTCTGAAAGAGCTATGAATCTCTTTGAAGAAGCTTCTGAGAGTCACAGAATCAGCAAATCTTGTCTCAAGAATTGGGTG GTTAATGCCTTTAGAGAACGAAGAGCACTAGCTTTAACCTTAAACGACACAAAAACAGCTGTGAACAGGCTTCACCGAatcatcaatattttgatcagcATTGTGATCATAATCATTTGGCTTCTCATTCTCGGAATCGCTACAACTAAGTTCTTGCTTGTCATAAGctctcagcttcttcttgtAGTCTTTGTGTTTGGAAACTCATGCAAGAACTTGTTCGAAGCTGTCATCTTCGTCTTTGTCAATCATCCATTTGATGTCGGTGACAGGTGTGAAATAGACGGTGTTCAG ATGGTTGTGGAAGAGATGAACATTTTGACTACTGTGTTTCTTAGATTTGATAATCAGAAGATTGTATACCCCAATAGTCTTCTCGGCAACAAACCTATAGCTAATTATTACCGTAGTCCTGATATGCAAGAAATCGTTGACTTCTTCGTCCATATAGCAACTCCAACTGAGAAGATAACCGCCTTGAAACAGAGGATACTCAG CTATGTAGATAACAAGAAGGATCTTTGGTATCCATCGCCGAGGATTGCATTTAGAGAAATGTGCGGACTGAGCAGTATGAAAATCACGATATGGGCAACTCATAAGATGAACCATCATAACATGGGAGAGAGATTTGTGAGGAGAGGTCAATTACTTGAAGAGATTGGTAAATCTTGCAGAGAAACGGATATCGAATATCGGTTATATCCTCTTAATATCAACGTCAAAAGCCTTCCTCCTGCTGCTGCTCCGATCATTTCGGATCGCATGCCTATGAGCTGGAACAACCAACAACGCAATGCTTAA